One segment of Etheostoma cragini isolate CJK2018 chromosome 23, CSU_Ecrag_1.0, whole genome shotgun sequence DNA contains the following:
- the LOC117939019 gene encoding putative adenosylhomocysteinase 3 isoform X4: MTMIQFADQKQEFNKRPSKIGRRSLSRSISQSSTDSYSSAASYTDSSDDETSPRDKQQKNSKGNGDFCIKNIKQADFGRREIEIAEQEMPALMALRKRAQGEKPLAGAKVVGCTHITAQTAVLMETLSALGAQCRWAACNIYSTQNEVAAALAEGGFSVFAWKGESEDDFWWCIDRCVNVEGWQPNMILDDGGDLTHWIYKKYPNMFKKIKGIVEESVTGVHRLYQLSKAGKLCVPAMNVNDSVTKQKFDNLYCCRESILDGLKRTTDVMFGGKQVVVCGYGEVGKGCCAALKAMGSIVYVTEIDPICALQACMDGFRLVKLNEVIRQVDIVITCTGNKNVVVREYLDRMKNGCIVCNMGHSNTEIDVASLRTPELTWERVRSQVDHVIWPDGKRIVLLAEGRLLNLSCSTVPTFVLSITATTQALALIELYNAPEGRYKQDVYLLPKKMDEYVASLHLPTFDAHLTELSDEQAKYLGLNKNGPFKPNYYRY; the protein is encoded by the exons CGGCGTCATACACGGACAGCTCTGACGATGAGACGTCTCCTCGggacaaacagcagaagaacTCTAAGGGCAACGGAGACTTTTgcatcaaaaacatcaaacaggCCGACTTTGGCCGCAGAGAGATTGAGATTGCAGAGCAAG AGATGCCAGCACTGATGGCTCTGAGGAAGCGAGCTCAAGGGGAGAAACCCCTCGCTGGTGCCAAGGTGGTGGGCTGCACCCATATCACTGCCCAAACTGCT GTTCTGATGGAGACTCTGTCAGCTTTGGGGGCTCAGTGCAGATGGGCAGCTTGCAACATCTACTCCACCCAGAATGAAGTAGCAGCTGCCCTGGCAGAGGGAG gtttcagtgtgtttgcatggaAGGGTGAGTCAGAGGACGACTTCTGGTGGTGCATCGATCGCTGCGTCAACGTGGAAGGCTGGCAACCCAACATG ATCTTGGATGATGGTGGGGACCTGACTCACTGGATCTATAAAAAATACCCCAATATGTTCAAGAAGATTAAGGGCATTGTAGAGGAGAGTGTTACGGGTGTGCACAG atTGTACCAGCTGTCAAAGGCAGGAAAGCTGTGTGTTCCAGCCATGAACGTCAACGACTCTGTGACTAAGCAGAAGTTTGACAACCTCTACTGCTGCAGGGAGTCCATCTTAGACGG CCTAAAGAGGACCACGGATGTCATGTTTGGAGGCAAACAGGTGGTGGTGTGCGGATACGGAGAG GTGGGGAAAGGATGCTGTGCTGCTCTCAAAGCAATGGGCTCCATTGTCTACGTCACAGAGATCGACCCAATCTGTGCCCTGCAGGCCTG CATGGACGGCTTCAGGCTGGTGAAACTGAATGAAGTCATCAGACAAGTGGACATCGTCATCACCTGCACAG GCAATAAGAACGTGGTGGTAAGAGAATACCTTGACCGCATGAAGAACGGCTGCATTGTCTGCAACATGGGACACTCCAACACCGAGATCGATGTG GCAAGTCTGCGGACTCCTGAACTGACCTGGGAGAGGGTGCGCTCTCAGGTGGACCACGTCATCTGGCCGGATGGCAAGAGGATAGTGCTGCTGGCTGAg GGTCGTCTGCTGAACCTCAGCTGTTCCACCGTGCCGACCTTCGTGCTCTCCATCACCGCCACCACCCAG GCTCTGGCTCTGATAGAGCTGTATAATGCCCCAGAGGGACGCTACAAACAGGATGTTTACCTGCTGCCCAAGAAGATGG ATGAGTATGTGGCCAGCCTACATCTTCCTACATTTGACGCACATCTTACAGAGCTGAGTGATGAGCAGGCCAAGTATCTGGGCTTGAACAAGAACGGGCCCTTTAAGCCAAACTACTATAG GTATTAA
- the LOC117939019 gene encoding putative adenosylhomocysteinase 3 isoform X3 gives MTMQIQFADQKQEFNKRPSKIGRRSLSRSISQSSTDSYSSAASYTDSSDDETSPRDKQQKNSKGNGDFCIKNIKQADFGRREIEIAEQEMPALMALRKRAQGEKPLAGAKVVGCTHITAQTAVLMETLSALGAQCRWAACNIYSTQNEVAAALAEGGFSVFAWKGESEDDFWWCIDRCVNVEGWQPNMILDDGGDLTHWIYKKYPNMFKKIKGIVEESVTGVHRLYQLSKAGKLCVPAMNVNDSVTKQKFDNLYCCRESILDGLKRTTDVMFGGKQVVVCGYGEVGKGCCAALKAMGSIVYVTEIDPICALQACMDGFRLVKLNEVIRQVDIVITCTGNKNVVVREYLDRMKNGCIVCNMGHSNTEIDVASLRTPELTWERVRSQVDHVIWPDGKRIVLLAEGRLLNLSCSTVPTFVLSITATTQALALIELYNAPEGRYKQDVYLLPKKMDEYVASLHLPTFDAHLTELSDEQAKYLGLNKNGPFKPNYYRY, from the exons CGGCGTCATACACGGACAGCTCTGACGATGAGACGTCTCCTCGggacaaacagcagaagaacTCTAAGGGCAACGGAGACTTTTgcatcaaaaacatcaaacaggCCGACTTTGGCCGCAGAGAGATTGAGATTGCAGAGCAAG AGATGCCAGCACTGATGGCTCTGAGGAAGCGAGCTCAAGGGGAGAAACCCCTCGCTGGTGCCAAGGTGGTGGGCTGCACCCATATCACTGCCCAAACTGCT GTTCTGATGGAGACTCTGTCAGCTTTGGGGGCTCAGTGCAGATGGGCAGCTTGCAACATCTACTCCACCCAGAATGAAGTAGCAGCTGCCCTGGCAGAGGGAG gtttcagtgtgtttgcatggaAGGGTGAGTCAGAGGACGACTTCTGGTGGTGCATCGATCGCTGCGTCAACGTGGAAGGCTGGCAACCCAACATG ATCTTGGATGATGGTGGGGACCTGACTCACTGGATCTATAAAAAATACCCCAATATGTTCAAGAAGATTAAGGGCATTGTAGAGGAGAGTGTTACGGGTGTGCACAG atTGTACCAGCTGTCAAAGGCAGGAAAGCTGTGTGTTCCAGCCATGAACGTCAACGACTCTGTGACTAAGCAGAAGTTTGACAACCTCTACTGCTGCAGGGAGTCCATCTTAGACGG CCTAAAGAGGACCACGGATGTCATGTTTGGAGGCAAACAGGTGGTGGTGTGCGGATACGGAGAG GTGGGGAAAGGATGCTGTGCTGCTCTCAAAGCAATGGGCTCCATTGTCTACGTCACAGAGATCGACCCAATCTGTGCCCTGCAGGCCTG CATGGACGGCTTCAGGCTGGTGAAACTGAATGAAGTCATCAGACAAGTGGACATCGTCATCACCTGCACAG GCAATAAGAACGTGGTGGTAAGAGAATACCTTGACCGCATGAAGAACGGCTGCATTGTCTGCAACATGGGACACTCCAACACCGAGATCGATGTG GCAAGTCTGCGGACTCCTGAACTGACCTGGGAGAGGGTGCGCTCTCAGGTGGACCACGTCATCTGGCCGGATGGCAAGAGGATAGTGCTGCTGGCTGAg GGTCGTCTGCTGAACCTCAGCTGTTCCACCGTGCCGACCTTCGTGCTCTCCATCACCGCCACCACCCAG GCTCTGGCTCTGATAGAGCTGTATAATGCCCCAGAGGGACGCTACAAACAGGATGTTTACCTGCTGCCCAAGAAGATGG ATGAGTATGTGGCCAGCCTACATCTTCCTACATTTGACGCACATCTTACAGAGCTGAGTGATGAGCAGGCCAAGTATCTGGGCTTGAACAAGAACGGGCCCTTTAAGCCAAACTACTATAG GTATTAA